In Synechococcales cyanobacterium T60_A2020_003, the genomic stretch AGCAGGTTTTGTAGAGGCGACGCCCGGTCAGCCGATTCCCGCACAGCCGGATTCCGCACTGTTGGCGATCCGAGTGGCGATCGGCCCTTTTCCAACGGTGTGTTTAATTCTAGGCATGATCTTGGTGTACTTCTATCCCATTACTCGTGAAGTCCACGAAGAAATTCTCCTGAAGCTCCGGGCGCGACGGGAACAGCAAGATCAGGATGAATAGAAATTGGATGTTCTACGCCTGGGACTCGTCGGCGTTTTGCACCAGATTCATGGCAGGTAAACCAATATCCTCACTGACGGGGAAGCGATCGATCGCCCGAATGGCATCGCGCGCACTGGTTTTTAGATTTGCTGCAAGATAGGGAACGTGGGGAATTTGGGATAGGAAATCAGCCGTGCGTCGTAAGATTCGCACAATATCGCCCTCGTCTAGGGAGGTGTTGGCGCATAGCTCCCCCCAGTCTTCGCCCAGTGCCCACTGTTCAACCAGGCCAATCCAGTCCACTTCCATCCACACCGGGAAGGAGACGTTATAGCGCCGCTGAATTTGGAAGAGGCGATGGCGAATACCACGGAGGCCACCCAAAGCCATATCCACATCTCGGGAATGGTTGTAGCGTGCCCAGGTATCCGGGCGGGACACTTCTGTAACAAGGGCGGCACAGACGGCGGCAAGCTGATGGGGGGTCAGGTCATCGAGCTCACCAGAGGCGAGGGCGAGTCCTAACCACAGTTCGTTATCACCCCGAATAGCAGCGGCCATTT encodes the following:
- a CDS encoding RNA helicase, which codes for PAVLVTKVPSPGQAPYLVCIGHDNRWYVVATADVVGFHAEFPRIARVDTLNPPPDMPMKPGQSRSGDDTTQAIAQQIPPIPPTADIAPEVQEYIERVAAVEQQLQSHPARQWGNPSNLLKRQKRIEKIQEELSDRRTKLHKYTQRYWQEFLTLMTILQQFNCLEGIEPTPLGEMAAAIRGDNELWLGLALASGELDDLTPHQLAAVCAALVTEVSRPDTWARYNHSRDVDMALGGLRGIRHRLFQIQRRYNVSFPVWMEVDWIGLVEQWALGEDWGELCANTSLDEGDIVRILRRTADFLSQIPHVPYLAANLKTSARDAIRAIDRFPVSEDIGLPAMNLVQNADESQA